The genomic stretch GACTTGAGCTCTAACTTAGTATTACTTTTTGCGAACGCAGATAAAATCCGCGCACCAGCACCGGGGTGCTCGTTAGAAAAAGCAATCAAAGTAGGACCCACGAATGAATCAACTAAACATTCATAGTCTGTGCCTTCAACCGCACGCTTAGCTAAAGTGTTACGCACTACACGTACGTACACACCCGCTTCACGCGCTTCTTTGCGTAATGACGTCATATCAACAACCGAAACGCCACGGGCGTCGGCTACTACTGCTGATAAAGCATCTTTTGCAGCTTGCTGGACTTCAGCGACAATCGCTTT from Dasania marina DSM 21967 encodes the following:
- the rplJ gene encoding 50S ribosomal protein L10 produces the protein MAIGLEDKKAIVAEVQQAAKDALSAVVADARGVSVVDMTSLRKEAREAGVYVRVVRNTLAKRAVEGTDYECLVDSFVGPTLIAFSNEHPGAGARILSAFAKSNTKLELKSAAFEGELTDIAMLATLPTYDEAIAKLMSVMKEASAGKLVRTIAAIRDQKEQEAA